One stretch of Leadbetterella byssophila DSM 17132 DNA includes these proteins:
- a CDS encoding LytR/AlgR family response regulator transcription factor, whose amino-acid sequence MTFRCIIVDDNEVDRLTVSAYVRRFPFLEITGIYGSAEDALADIQSSDPQVLFLDIDMGDQSGLDLRRALLEVEACIFITSHPEYAVDSFEVAALDFLVKPLHLDRFTASMQRLESYLEIKNKSHLFDHSLQGDTVFIKDGQRQHKVRLSEILYLEALKDYTRIVTTERKYTVLSTLGNLLRESPFTGFVRSHRSFAVQPHFVQEISSNDLLVNGISIPIGRSYKDQVLHQIRG is encoded by the coding sequence ATGACTTTCCGATGCATCATCGTAGACGATAATGAGGTAGATCGACTTACCGTTTCTGCTTATGTAAGGAGATTTCCTTTCTTAGAGATTACAGGTATTTATGGTTCTGCGGAAGATGCATTAGCAGATATCCAAAGTTCAGATCCGCAAGTGCTTTTTTTAGATATTGATATGGGCGATCAGAGCGGTTTGGATCTGAGAAGAGCTTTGTTGGAGGTTGAAGCTTGTATTTTTATCACTTCGCATCCGGAATATGCCGTTGATAGCTTTGAGGTAGCGGCCCTGGATTTTTTGGTAAAACCCCTTCATTTGGATCGATTTACTGCTTCTATGCAGCGATTAGAATCCTATCTAGAGATTAAGAATAAGTCTCATCTCTTTGATCATAGTCTTCAGGGAGATACCGTATTTATTAAAGATGGACAAAGGCAACATAAAGTCAGATTGAGTGAAATACTGTATCTGGAAGCCTTAAAGGATTATACCAGAATTGTTACTACTGAGAGGAAGTATACCGTTTTGTCTACCTTAGGAAATTTGTTGAGAGAGAGTCCTTTTACCGGCTTTGTACGCTCACACCGGAGCTTTGCGGTTCAGCCCCACTTTGTGCAGGAGATCAGTAGCAATGATTTACTGGTAAATGGAATAAGCATTCCCATAGGCAGAAGTTATAAAGATCAAGTTTTACATCAAATTAGAGGCTGA
- a CDS encoding tetratricopeptide repeat-containing sensor histidine kinase → MSRLCILLIFLTRFALGQSKVDSLQMELLTAKDDTNKTRLYYRLWQIHRNVDLEKASKIADEGLAHAKKIKWDKGIAAFYTSKAEDFGNSRQLDSAEHYLKEAIKIYERIDFPKGLAGALTNLSAQYGNSSDFIRATEYGFKALYIAQEIRDTSYIVIATSNLSKYFYDHSDFGKAKEYANRAHKLATEADLGEQIGETLTMLAMCAAAEKDTLGSIEMYKKALQIYEEWELPREKASVYANLGVLYSDYAKKIEYSKKARDMFLELDLEKYPVAISNYGNMAVDYFNLVRFDVKDIPPFGTKERLNLAEENLKKCIQLLRETGDAGGLVHFLKLYGELEEYKGNYKGAIDLYKESFTLGDSLYSQEHKNRIARLESEKTIEEKNREIEIQQLELSNAQRTRAALIGGAALLFVIGALLFYQNRMRAKSNEALKALNQQLAEANQIKARFFGILSHDLRSPVASLIHFLQLQREVSDLKNSEHLHGIITDSAENLLETMESVLLWSKSQMDHFVPQKREVQLADLYAYIRKNLTSDRISCDSGNVEQIFTDPDYLQVIMLNLSSNALKAVQKQEDGMVVWDASLEGDEVLLSVKDNGPGMSAEQIETLFSKETIISAKKGLGLPIVRDLAEAIGCRLKVESKIGEGMVVCLYLKQE, encoded by the coding sequence ATGTCACGTTTATGTATCCTTCTGATTTTTTTGACCCGGTTTGCTTTAGGACAAAGCAAGGTGGATAGTTTACAGATGGAGCTTCTAACCGCAAAAGATGATACTAACAAAACCCGATTGTATTACAGGCTTTGGCAAATACATAGAAATGTGGATCTGGAAAAGGCTAGTAAAATTGCCGATGAAGGCCTGGCACATGCAAAGAAAATAAAATGGGACAAGGGTATTGCCGCATTTTATACCAGTAAGGCTGAGGATTTTGGGAATAGCCGACAATTAGATTCTGCAGAACACTACCTTAAAGAAGCTATCAAGATTTACGAAAGGATAGATTTTCCAAAGGGTTTGGCAGGTGCTTTAACAAACCTCTCTGCGCAATACGGGAATTCATCTGACTTCATACGGGCTACGGAATATGGATTTAAGGCCTTGTATATCGCTCAAGAAATTAGAGATACCTCTTATATTGTTATTGCAACATCTAATCTAAGTAAGTACTTCTATGATCATAGCGACTTTGGCAAAGCTAAGGAGTATGCAAATAGAGCCCATAAGTTAGCTACTGAAGCAGATTTGGGGGAACAGATAGGTGAAACTCTGACCATGTTAGCCATGTGTGCGGCTGCTGAAAAGGATACCCTTGGAAGTATTGAGATGTATAAGAAGGCCTTGCAGATCTATGAGGAGTGGGAATTACCTAGAGAAAAAGCTTCTGTCTATGCAAATCTGGGGGTACTATACTCAGATTATGCTAAAAAGATAGAATATTCGAAAAAGGCCAGGGATATGTTTCTGGAATTAGATCTGGAAAAGTATCCCGTTGCCATCTCCAATTATGGGAATATGGCGGTGGACTATTTTAATCTGGTGCGATTTGACGTGAAGGATATTCCTCCCTTTGGTACAAAAGAAAGATTGAACCTGGCAGAGGAAAATCTGAAAAAATGCATACAGTTATTAAGAGAAACCGGAGATGCCGGAGGATTGGTGCACTTTCTCAAATTATACGGTGAACTGGAAGAATATAAGGGGAATTATAAGGGGGCGATTGATTTATATAAAGAGAGTTTTACGTTAGGGGATTCTTTGTATTCTCAGGAACATAAGAATAGAATAGCCAGGTTAGAGAGTGAAAAGACCATTGAAGAAAAGAATAGGGAAATCGAGATCCAACAATTAGAATTGAGTAATGCGCAACGTACGCGGGCAGCCCTTATAGGTGGAGCGGCTCTATTGTTCGTTATTGGAGCCTTGCTATTTTATCAGAATAGGATGAGGGCAAAGTCAAACGAAGCGTTGAAGGCCTTGAATCAACAACTCGCAGAAGCAAACCAAATAAAGGCCAGATTCTTTGGCATTCTAAGTCATGATCTTCGTAGTCCGGTGGCGAGTTTGATTCATTTTTTACAGTTGCAAAGGGAGGTTTCAGATCTGAAAAATTCCGAACACCTACATGGGATCATCACAGACTCTGCGGAGAATTTATTAGAGACCATGGAGAGCGTATTGCTTTGGAGCAAAAGTCAAATGGACCATTTCGTTCCGCAAAAAAGGGAGGTGCAACTTGCAGATCTCTATGCCTATATCAGAAAGAACCTGACCTCAGATAGAATCTCCTGTGATAGTGGAAATGTGGAGCAAATATTCACAGATCCGGATTATCTTCAAGTGATCATGCTGAACTTGAGTAGTAATGCACTGAAGGCCGTGCAAAAGCAGGAAGATGGGATGGTAGTTTGGGATGCTTCTTTGGAAGGGGATGAAGTATTACTTTCTGTGAAGGACAATGGCCCGGGGATGAGTGCCGAGCAAATAGAAACTTTATTCAGTAAGGAGACCATCATTAGTGCGAAAAAAGGATTGGGGCTTCCTATTGTTCGGGATCTTGCGGAGGCCATTGGGTGTCGACTGAAAGTAGAATCGAAGATAGGAGAAGGGATGGTGGTCTGCTTGTACTTAAAGCAGGAATAA
- a CDS encoding helix-turn-helix domain-containing protein, which produces MKTPYRLIWNAKAKEVNYRVPSWTLYPFPIAQWQVETRFREGMVFHQSLTKDSFHIGVVEVMDLYSYTIHCQKGRAYIIFVLGGSALMRNKEGLFIEFMRNGRFRIGVTQDQELFLELPFGKLSILTMSMDYELFKELSRDDSDVDWTRILFVPMDKFVKDLLLDLQRSAAQGSLDTKIKYFFNYLLDYYKSNLPVWEQDEMWKVRKYIDEDFQNPELDLNAIAAREGIPETSFRQQFHRAYKVTPHHYLTSRRLQHYLKNYSDVSPALCYLECGYNSESALRYELRKFGIAPQVVSKKV; this is translated from the coding sequence ATGAAAACTCCCTACCGTCTGATATGGAATGCAAAAGCCAAGGAGGTGAATTATCGGGTACCTTCTTGGACTCTTTATCCTTTTCCTATTGCCCAGTGGCAAGTAGAGACGCGTTTCCGGGAAGGTATGGTTTTTCATCAATCTTTGACCAAGGATTCCTTTCATATTGGGGTGGTGGAGGTCATGGATCTGTATAGTTACACTATTCATTGTCAGAAAGGACGGGCATATATAATATTTGTCCTAGGTGGGTCTGCACTTATGAGGAATAAGGAGGGCCTGTTTATTGAATTCATGCGAAATGGTAGATTTCGTATTGGGGTTACGCAAGATCAGGAGCTGTTTTTGGAATTGCCATTTGGAAAACTTAGTATCCTTACCATGAGCATGGATTACGAATTGTTCAAGGAATTGAGTAGAGATGACAGTGATGTAGATTGGACAAGAATACTTTTCGTGCCCATGGATAAATTTGTCAAAGACCTGCTTTTAGATCTTCAAAGGAGTGCTGCACAGGGGAGTTTGGATACAAAAATTAAGTATTTCTTTAACTATCTTTTAGACTATTACAAAAGTAATCTTCCCGTTTGGGAACAGGATGAGATGTGGAAGGTCCGTAAATATATAGATGAGGACTTCCAAAATCCTGAATTAGATCTCAATGCTATTGCAGCCCGAGAGGGGATTCCAGAAACCAGTTTTCGTCAGCAATTTCACAGGGCTTATAAGGTTACTCCACATCATTACCTTACTTCACGAAGGCTCCAACACTATTTGAAGAATTATTCAGATGTTTCACCGGCATTGTGCTATCTGGAATGCGGATATAATTCAGAGTCTGCATTGCGGTATGAATTGAGGAAGTTTGGGATTGCACCGCAGGTGGTGTCTAAGAAAGTTTAG